The window cttatgctttggctctctcccactctaacctctttttttttttttttccttcccctcccccatgggtttctgttatgtttctcaggatccacataagagtgaaaccatatggtatctgtctttctctgtatggcttatttcacttagcatcacactctccagttccatccatgttgctacaaaaggccatatttcattttttctcattgccacgtagtattccattgtgtatataaaccacaatttctttatccattcatcagttgatggacatttaggctctttccataatttggctattgttgagagtgctgctataaacattggggtacaggtgcccctatgcatcagtactcctgtatcccttggataaattcctagcagtgctattgctgggtcatagggtaggtctatttttaattttctgaggaacctccacactgctttccagagcggctgcaccaatttgcattcccaccaacagtgcaagagggttcctgtttctccacatcctctccagcatctatagtctcctgatttcttcattttggccactctgactacAAGTTAGCAAATATGCTAATTCCAAAAGACCACCTGTGAATTAGCTAGGATGATAGGTGTATCATTTTGACAGAGTcagattttgatctttttttttttttttcttgctagaCTCTAGTTTCAGTTAGTTTGAATTTACCTGTGatttcagggtgcctgtgtggctcagtcagttaagcatccaacttcggcttaggtcatgatctctggtttgtgagttcgagcccgtgttaggttctatgctgacagctcagagcctggagcctgctttagattctgtgtctccctttcgctctgtccctcccctactgacagtctctctccctctctctttttctgtctctctccctcagataaataaaaattaaaaaaatatttgaatctaCCTATGATTTCAATGTATTGAGAAACATCTATGAGTGTGTTACAAgtctagcctatcactctggtagTGTTTAGGGATATAAGCATAAAATACCCCAagttatctctttctctctctgtctttccctctttctctgacagtCTGAGCTGAGTCATTCCATATATGGGTGTCCTTTTGATTCTACTGGGTTCTGACTACCTGAACTGGGCCTCCCTTTCATGTTGACCTTTTACTTATTCCATCAGGCCCCAAACATCCTGCTGGGCAGAACAAGCAGAGATTCCTTTCTGAACTCTGTTGGGTTGTTGAAACCTTTGCTGGGTGGCCCTTGAGCAGAGCCACTCTCCTCATCCAGCTCAGGCTGTGGGACTCTACCAGGCAACTCACCTGTATTACATACAAATTGATGTTAGGtaatcacataaaaaataaaagtacaattaTTATTTGCTAGCAATTTCAAGGGCATTTctttgaaaggaaatatttaaaataagattattgcTTTTGATAGAGTGAAATTCTCAGTATTCCTTAAGAAGTGTTTATACAATTGATAGATATTTTTTTCAGCAGTTGCTCATTACAGAATAAGTATACACTGATAGGATTTTTGCCTTACCCAGAccaaatgacttcttttttaatgtttatttatttttgagagagagagagagagacagagtgtgagcaggggaggggcagagagagagggagacacagaatccgaagcaggctctaggctctgagctgtcagcacagagcccagcgcagggcttgaacccaggagctgtgagatcatgacctgagccgaagttggacacccaaccaactgagccatccaggcaccccacaaatgaCCTCTTGagtatatttatctttcttttatcttcccttacatttctgtacatttaatATTAGCTGATATTTTATCCATAACTTTTTGATGTGTTATTTAgtcaatgaaataatacataaattcaaGTTCTCTTATATCCCTGTATTAAATCAAGTACTTAGActgtattttactattatttcaaaatgttaaataagtaATTAGTTACTGCCTactgtttaaatttatttgacaTTAGACTTCATACAGAGAACAGTGAGTTCTGCCATTGGGTGGATttcagaaatgaacaaatgattatagtataaaaggaaaatagccATAACAGATAAAGTTCAGGACAGCATAAAGGAGGGAATAAGTAAGCGGGCAAACTTTGGAAGGATTTGTAGAAGATCTCACACTTGAATTGTGCTTAATAAGATTGCTAGGCTGTTACCATAGAAAGAGAAATGTGAGGATGGAGATGCAGTGGCATATGCTGTTGTCTTTAGGTGTAAAGAACATGATATAGTTGGAGAAGTAATAGTGAATGTAGCACAGCTTGTTCAAACATGGGAGAAAcatgaggagggaaagaaggggaaatatgTACCTGAAAAATTAGGTTGGAGTCAGGTCAAGTCCTTgggtaaaataaaaagcagtaacaaacaaacagacaaacaaacacaaaaattcaaGTAGTTCTCTCAAAAGggaactgaaaaatacatattttacttgTTCAGCAGACATACATACAGATGGTCCATACATTAAAATGGTTTGACATAGGATATTTCAACTTCATGATGATGTGAAAgtgatatgcattcagtagaaaccacactttaaaatttaaattgtggtCTTTTCCTGGGCTAGTAACATGTGGTATGATATTCTTGTTGCGCTAGGCAGTGGCAGTGGCCCCAGCTTCCAGTCTGAGCCACATGATCACAAGAATAAACAACTGATACACTCAACTGTTTCATacccatacaaccattctgtttttcaatttCAGTACAGTGCTCAATACGTTATAGGAAATATTCAACACTCTATTGCAAATAGGCTTTGTATGAGATGGTTTTGACCAACTATAGGCTAATGTAAGCATTTGCACATTTTCAAGgtaagctatgatgttcagtagaTTAGGTGTATTAAAGGCATTTTTGActaatgatattttcaaattttgatgtGTTTATCAGGACATAACTCCATCAGTTGAAGAGAATCTGTACTGGATTTTCCTGGAAACATTTAAttacatcttttttcttattccttaaaTTTTACTCTTAGTACTTATACTAGTTGTGTCTACATTTTTGTAACAGTCATTTTCATAAAAAGGGAAAGCTAGATAATTATCTTGAAATTTCTTTCCAACTCTTAAATTCTGTGATCCTACAtacaatctttatttcttttgctatgttttaaataaaagcctTTTCCTCAAATATATGAGTTTATTTGGTGCATGAACTCGAAGATGTAAgtttttcatccttttctccAGAACCAGTGTCTACTCATCAATTTTCTCAAAGCTCCAAGCACCTCTGTGTTCCTCAGGCTATAGATGATAGGATTGAGCATGGGAGTGACTACTCCATAGAACAGAGCAATCAGTTTGTCAATAGCAGAGTCTTTGGACTTTGGCTTCATATATATGGAGAGGATTGTCCCATAAAACATGGTCACTACTGTTAAGTGGGCTGAACAGGtagaaaaagctttttttcttcctcctgctgaATTCATTTTTAGTACAGTAGATAGGATGAAAATGTAGGAGATGCAAATTAACAATAAtggaatatacaaaaatattacattGCCCAACATTATAGCAATCTCATTCAAGGAAATATCTGCACAAGCCAGCTTGACAAAAGCCATTATTTCACAAACAAAGTGGTTAATGACATTTTTTCCACAAAAGGGCAACCGTATTGCAAGTATAGTTTTTATCAGTGAATTGAGAAAGCCCATTCCCCAGGAGAGGGCTGCCATCTGAATACAAAGTGCCTTGCTCATGATGATGGGGTATCTCAGAGGGTTACAGATGGCCACGTAACGGTCATATGCCATCACCGCTAAGAGCACGCATTCTGTGCATGCCATAGTGTAGGAGACAGACATCTGAACAACACATCTAAGGAAGGAGATGGTTTTTTTCTGTGATAGGAAGTGAATCAACACTGAGGGGGTAAAGGAGGACGTGTAACAAATGTCTAGGAGGGAAAGATTACcaaggaagaagtacatgggcgtATGGAGGCGGGAATCCAGGAGAATTAGTATGATCAAGGTGCTGTTCCCCAGCAGTATCACCAGGTACATCATCAAGCACATGACGAAAAGGAGTTTTTCCACTTTGGGGTACTCAGAAAGTCCCTGCAGAATGAACTCAATCTCTGTCCAGTTCGTcctgtccattttatttttctatacctGGAGTAATCCAGAAGAGAAAACTGCATGTGAGCATAACGCGCGTCAGTGCATATTACCATGTGCAGTGAGAGatcactgggggaggggcaccaagTGTGTCCACACTAGCTGGAGTGGTGCTAAGAGCTCTGAGTTTAGCGTTTTGAATTTCTCTTCTGGTACATTTAGGAAGGGATTGAAGACGTGTAATAATTACATTGAccagctctttaaaaatataggcTCTTGTATTCCATTTCCTGAGATAGTGATACACAGTTCTGAGGCAGGGAAGAACTATTTGCATCTGAACAAACATCtattatttcctgttctttgaaCCCACAGACTCCACTTTGAATATCATCATTTTGGAGAGAGTATGCTTCATCTGTTATAAATAACtatgtatttgattttatttcatggaAGTCGTAAACAATATTATTAGTTCAGGGTTTTATAATTTACtaatatattcacacatattACTCATTTTATCATCACTATAATTCTCTGAGGAAAGTGAAATTCATAGaggtaaaatgtatataaaaacagAGTGTGATCCACTattccaatttattttctaactgtaTAGCACCTgccagtttaaaaaaacattttttaatgtttatttttgagagagagagggagagcgcatgcacatgagttggggagggtcagagaaacagagggagacacagaatgtgaatcaggcttcaggctctgagctgtcagtacagagcccgacgcggggcttgaactctcaaaccgtgagatcatgacctgagctgaagtcagacgcttaactgactgagccacccaggcaccccaacacctgccagttttacttattttattttatctatatattaaattttttttaatgtttatttttgagagagagagagagagagagagagagagatagagatagagatagagggtgaatgggggaggggcagaaagggagggagacacagaatctgaaacagtcttcaggctctgagctgtcaacacagaacccgacatggggctggatcccacgaactgtgagatcatgactgagctgaagtcgggtgcttaaccagctgaaccacccaggcaccctgtatttttattttttttaatgtttatttttgagagagagcactagtggaggaggagcagaaggggaaggaaacaggatccaaagtgggctcaggggtgacagcagaaagccagatttggggctcaaacAAGTTGCCAAGAtccttacctgagctgaagtcagaagtttatccaattgagctatccaggtgcccctcacctgccttttttattttatttaaaaaaaattttttttaacgttttatttatttttgagacagagagagacagagcatgaacggggcaggggcagagagagagggagacacagaatcagaagcaggctccaggctctgagccatcaggccagagcccaacacggggctcgaactcaggaccgcaagatcgtgacctgagctgaagtcggacgcttaaccgactgaaccacccaggcgcccctcacctgccTTTTTTAAACAACATGCTCTTGCCCTCTCAGAATTATGTGAATTATCTAAGGAGTGGGAATCAGACATCTTTCTAGATAATgttctccagatgattctaatgtgcctTGTGAAAAAAAACCACCTGTCTAGTCAAGTGCCTCCAAATTTTAGTACACACACAATTCGGATAGGAGAATCTTTGTAAAGGATTCTGAATCAGTGGGTCTGAATTGGATTATAAGATCTGAATTTATTAACATGTTTCCAGATGCTGTTTATGTCTGCAGAACTCACATGAATAGCAAGGCCTTTTAGACCATTTCTCTCCAAAGCTATTGCAGAATGCCACTACTGCTTCCCTTGTATGTAGGACTGTAATCAAATAGTAGACAATGCAAAACTGAACATTCTGTGACACTTGGAGTTGAGACATCTGTGTGAGTGTATTACACTCAGTTTTGTGTTCTTTAGATTTTAGATATACAAGCAATCAAACTACATACAATAGAGTCTGTTGTTTCTGTCCATATTAAagtcctttctcttccatttgttgAACTTGCAATTATGGTGAATATTTTCCAAAAGAGGAATTTGAGGTCAGCTCAAGCATCTGAATTGTGCATCATAGAGCATGGAGCAAATaactttaatttgaaaaaatttaaagagtagaTATTAGTAGATGACCTTTTTAcagtaaataaatcaaagaacataattttgaaaacacttttcATTCTCAAGGTATTCTACCTAACTTAAAACAAtccctagaggaaaaaaaaatttgatccAATCGATAATTTTCTTactagtgctttttaaaaaatgtttatttattttgagtgagatgGAGAGGGGGTgtgagtgaggtaggggcagagagagaaagagagaatccgaagcaccCTCtacactattagcacagagcctgaagtggggctccatctcatgaaccatgagataatgacctgagccaaaattaagagtctgagtCTCGACTGACTGAACCaacaggtgcccctctagttaGTATTTTTAAACAAGGCTATGTGGTGCGTCTGAGTGTCCCAGTTAAGCATccttctcttggtttcagctccagtcatgatcttacagttggtggcatcgagccctgtgtcagcctttgtgctgacatagaagagcctgcttgggatcctgtctctccctctctgccccttcccccacactctctctctctgtcaaataaacattgaaaaaattaaagaaggccCTGTTTCTGATATAGGCTTGGCCATTTCTTTCTGTGATCACCTTTTGCCAACAGGTTATGCTCCTTTCTATGACAACTCCAGTTTACAATGGCAAATCATGTTAATCAGCATAATACAATATTTATACGCCTATTGGCTATGGAAAGAAGGGTTCTCATGCAATTCAAGCTGTACCAGGCTTTGCAGGCATACATtacaaagagggtaggaagggctgggTAGGGCAGGATATACTTCTATTTGGTATTAAGTTTGGAATTTGATTGACTGTAGATATATATATCAACCTACTCTgaacctgaaaataaaattttgatagagTCTTTGAAGGAGCATCAGTTGTCTTGGATCTGTTGTTTCAGGGAAAATGTGAATCATGTCagattccctctcctttctttcctagGAACATCACCAAGAAGGTGATTCCTATTTGGAAATGACTTGTAGCAAATAATGATGGTGTACATCTGGTATACTGATAGTTCAGAGACAgttgctgcaaaaaaaaaatcacttgcaaaCATTTATAAGAGAAACCACCAGTGTGCTTTAGTGGTTTcaaatggtggtggtgatgggggagGAATAGTGGACAGTGAGAGGAAATTACTTTCATTACTCGTGTAATATTAGTGAAACTTTTAAGAAGCAATGGACAAACACTCTTGTTTAATAGCATTGTGACaaatgatttcttcattttagcttACTTCACTAAAATAGTTTCCTGGGGACAAGagaatggaaaattttaagattCTTGATAGTTTCTAATAAATCACTTTCCATGCAAAATGTATATTGGATAATTCTTTACTAAATCCTTGCCATTATTGGATATTAtcttttgaaatagtttttcatttttaactcatGGCAAGGGAATTGTTAAATAATCATGGCACACTAATTTGATGGGCCATTATGCACTTCTTATATGACATTTGTGACAACTTTGTATTAAAACAAAGATGTTTAAATTATATTAGAATGATTAagttggaaacaaacaaaaaaacagtcatttttttttcttttctgcaaaacTGAAACCTAAACCAAGATAGCCTAGACAGTGTAGAAAGACTAGAAATACCTAAAACATTAATGGTTACCTAGAGacctttcttctacttttctgaaTTACCCAAAACTTAAAATTGATAttcataaagaaagaatattatttaaaaggagGAAGCAGAACAAAGTATGCTAAAATAATTTAAGTTGTACAGTGATTATCTTAATTTTCTAGAAACTACATACACATTGAGGCTAAGCTGTACTGGTGTGTCCTATCTAGTTATTGGGAGGAACCCAGTATTTCCGATTTCCAGAGAGCATTTATAATCCCTACTCTCAAAAATCTTCCAATaaacagtgttttttgttttttggaggtaTGCCAAGATGAGGGACTTGAGTTCTTCACTTAATCATATTTTATCAAAAGAGATTGTGGTCTGTTGATGCCTAGCATGGAGATATCATTTAGAAGACGACATTCCTATTTGTAAAGGATCTGAACACCTGGATCCTAGCCAACCTCTAATCCCCCTCTCCCAACCCCTGGTGTTTTATAAGAATTAACATCTCTGTGGTTCAATGTGCTGGGACTTTATCTGGGCACTGTTTTAGTGTTGTAACAGTCCTAAGGAAGTCTGTGACATTTTATTCAAGCCAGAAGTCAAGCTGTCTAACTTTTTAGAAGGAACTTTCTAactttctataaatttttattttgttttattgacttAGCTACTTGAAGATCTAATAGTTAAAGTACTAAGAGTTTTCACTGAAAAACACATACTATCTGCACTCTAAATTCTCACTAAAGGAAGTAATCCTATCATCCTCTCCAGCTCTTCTAAAGATATCAATTAAGACAATGGATACTGTACAAAAATGAATGGATATCCTGTCtcaatttatagattttatagaCTCTACTCTTTAATTAATATACCACAAGGAAAGATGTATTATTTTAGcttacaaagagaagaaaaattttcatGTGATGTCCTAGTATGAGGCACTTCATATCATTTTTATCATGTAATCTTCCAAATAAGCCAAATATTATTATgaattttaccaatgaggaaattactttgaaatttcaAAGGTTAAGTACAATGAtcactatctttttaaaaagtatttatttaaattctagttaacttacagtgtaatattagtttcaggtgtacagtttagtgattcagtacttccatacaacacctggtttTTTATGTCTTATAGTTGGTAAATACCAGAAGTatgatttaaaaacttatattggggtgtctgggtggctcagtcagttaagcgtctgacttcggctcaggtcatgatctcacggttcgtgagttcgagctccgcatcaggctctgtactgacaactcagagcctggagcctgttttggattctctgtctccctctctctctctgcccctcccccactcatgctctgtctctctctctctctctcaaaaaataaataaacgttacaaattAAAACCTTATGCTTCCAAAACCCAGTTTTAGCACTATATTTACTTATTGATAACATTTATTCTTATAAAACCACTATTTAATATGATGCACTTAACTTTCAAGCatccaaatgataaaaatatacataaaaatatattgaaatctcTGGAAAGCATTGAAGGCATTTATTGTCTTCCACTTATGAAGACACTATCcacaataatgaaataaattgtgAAAAAGGCCAAAAATTCCTTTCAGGTCCAGTGTGGACAATTAAAGTATAGAGTGGTAGAATTGATTTGTTACATATgcgggagattaaaaaaaatagtatttcttcttttgccttGGACACCTACAGCTCAAATTAACACTTATAATTACTTCAGCACCCTGTTACATATATTTGGTTTCTAATCCTGTTTTTACAATCAACACCTTTAATTACAAGTTTCCTCAAACCCCTACTGAGCACAGTTTATGTgtgattaatatataaattattatggACCCTTTCTCTAGATGATTTTTACATAAGATTTATTGAACTTTATATTTGAATACAGTAGCTTTTCACTTATTATTAAGGGTCTATTATTAGACCTGTTTGCATTACGGGCAAATTCCCTTCCTCAGTAGTCTCTTCCATGTAGTAGTTTGGgatctttaaagaaatttaaataatatcctGCTCTTGAAGTTGGTGCttggaattttgtatttttttcctttacacatatatacatattttcaaaatcccACCAGCTGTGATCAcctcaacaaaaacaaatctttatatttattgataggatgttttcctttggaaatgaTTTGAGTaaaacttttctctttatcttacCTTCTGTCTGTGTTTTAAAGCCATTCTCACCATTCCATTCTATTAAGTAATAGAAAACATTTCCAGGAATTTgaattccatttgcatttttcagatgagacCAGAAGATTTTCAATTTGAAAGATGGTTGTTCTTCCTAAAAAGAAATGTGAGGAAGAATTGCTACAACCAGGCAATTGGTTTGAATATGAATTTTCCTAAGAAGGtgtcaaggaaagaaaacatattaaaaataaggatCCATGATGCAACTCTGGTTTCCCAGGACTTGTTCTAATGTTGATGCTTACTCGAGAGATTCAGCTTCTCTTGGAATTAATTTAGCACCCATTTTTTTACAAACTTCCTCAATCCCTAAGGTTGTGAATCAGAAACTTAGGATTCTCTAGAGATCAAAATCCCTGACTTCTGCAGATTCTAAAGACCCAATTATCTTCACTTAAAGAGAATCTTCCCCAGCCATACATTTATTGGAGTATTCATTGAGTATGGCTGTCTTTGATGGCTTCTACAGAAGCTGGGATTGGAATCAGAATATGCCCAAAAGGTCGCAGAAGAGTTAAACCTTTCCcaagaatttgtttttcattttgttacacAAATAATACTAGATCAATCCTAATAGAATCCTAGTCATCCCATCTCTttgagctgtttttatttttatattttattctagaccacacactattttttctttataccaGTATAATCATAGTATAAATTTGATTAGTATTTGctactttattgcaatatttttgtgatttttcacagtttttgtaatattcctttttaaCATGTGAGGAATATTAAGTGGAATTAGTATAATCTAGCctacaattttaatataattggATCTTTTAATTTGTCTCAGTATGAGATTTTGATATAATGACCATTGATATCTATGTATTAGGATAACtaatctgcttttccttcttctgaaaaGCAGGTGTCACCATGAACACAGCCACTCAGGGACGCACTCCtagaagagtgaataatctccTCACTGTGTGTGCCAGATTTtgttcagattgctgtttccatgccatctgtccctggattgttttcttgccttctctccaggagcagtgcAGTACCCtttgggctctatcccagccaagcctgctgacctttaaaactctaggCTTTAGGCCACACTGGTTGCAAGAACTTATTAAATTCAGGCCCTTTGGTTTTCtcagccaatggctttggggaaacatTCTCCTTGTGTGTTtccctgtgtgttcctctctctcttgcatTCCTCCATGATcaaggctccctcccctctgcagcatcTCAGATCCTTTTCACCCCAAACCAGCTCTCTCTTCTTCTTACCTTCTTATTCTCTCCTtttagttgtggaatttgttctgGCAGTCTTTAGGTTGATTCTGGgttatttaggatgatttgatagttatctagctgtgtttgtgGGATGAGATAGGTCTAGTGTCCTCCTACTATACTGCCATCTTCCTGCCTGCTACCTTTGTAG is drawn from Panthera uncia isolate 11264 unplaced genomic scaffold, Puncia_PCG_1.0 HiC_scaffold_2345, whole genome shotgun sequence and contains these coding sequences:
- the LOC125917744 gene encoding olfactory receptor 13C3-like, translating into MDRTNWTEIEFILQGLSEYPKVEKLLFVMCLMMYLVILLGNSTLIILILLDSRLHTPMYFFLGNLSLLDICYTSSFTPSVLIHFLSQKKTISFLRCVVQMSVSYTMACTECVLLAVMAYDRYVAICNPLRYPIIMSKALCIQMAALSWGMGFLNSLIKTILAIRLPFCGKNVINHFVCEIMAFVKLACADISLNEIAIMLGNVIFLYIPLLLICISYIFILSTVLKMNSAGGRKKAFSTCSAHLTVVTMFYGTILSIYMKPKSKDSAIDKLIALFYGVVTPMLNPIIYSLRNTEVLGALRKLMSRHWFWRKG